From a region of the Zingiber officinale cultivar Zhangliang chromosome 4B, Zo_v1.1, whole genome shotgun sequence genome:
- the LOC121977927 gene encoding peroxidase 5-like, whose protein sequence is MALTRSTTTLVVCSCMALFCLMSAAATADHQLRVGFYSYTCPKAETLIREAFNDAVQQTDDIGADLLRMHFHDCFVRGCDGSVLISSTKGNKAEKDAQINRNLEDEAFQVVDNAKAKLEAACPGVVSCADILAYVARDSVAHYGGGFYDVPAGRRDGRISRASESTSELPTPNLRLGHLTKLFAGKGLTQAEMITLSGAHTIGVAHCSSFSHRLRNFNASSGADPTLDAAYAAQLRRKCPTARSDNEVPMDPPSELGFDNSYYQGILSRRGLFASDQTLVSKPAVAAQVKLFAHNSGVFTSRFAAAMVRMGSIGVLTGGNGEIRTNCRVPN, encoded by the exons ATGGCTTTGACGAGATCCACCACCACATTAGTAGTTTGTTCTTGCATGGCTCTCTTCTGCCTGATGAGTGCTGCTGCCACGGCTGATCATCAGCTCCGAGTTGGCTTCTACTCCTACACCTGCCCCAAAGCCGAAACCCTCATCAGGGAAGCCTTCAATGACGCTGTCCAGCAGACCGACGACATCGGCGCTGACCTTCTCCGGATGCATTTCCACGACTGCTTTGTCAGa GGCTGCGATGGGTCGGTGTTGATATCGTCGACGAAGGGGAATAAGGCAGAGAAGGACGCACAGATCAACCGAAACCTCGAAGACGAAGCGTTCCAAGTCGTCGATAATGCAAAGGCCAAGCTGGAAGCTGCCTGCCCGGGCGTCGTCTCCTGCGCCGACATTCTCGCCTACGTTGCTCGAGACAGCGTTGCACAC TATGGAGGAGGTTTCTACGATGTTCCTGCTGGAAGAAGAGACGGGAGGATTTCGAGGGCAAGCGAGAGCACGTCGGAGCTCCCTACTCCCAATCTCCGACTCGGTCATCTCACTAAACTCTTCGCCGGGAAAGGGTTGACCCAAGCCGAGATGATCACCCTTTCAG GAGCGCACACCATCGGCGTCGCCCACTGCTCCTCCTTCTCCCACCGGCTCCGCAACTTCAACGCGAGCTCGGGAGCCGACCCGACGCTGGACGCGGCGTACGCGGCGCAACTGCGGCGGAAGTGCCCGACGGCGAGGAGCGACAACGAGGTGCCGATGGACCCGCCGAGCGAGCTAGGGTTCGACAACAGCTACTACCAGGGCATCCTGAGTAGAAGGGGGCTATTCGCATCGGACCAGACGCTGGTGTCGAAGCCGGCGGTGGCGGCGCAGGTGAAGCTGTTCGCGCACAACTCGGGCGTCTTCACCAGCAGGTTTGCGGCTGCGATGGTGAGGATGGGCAGCATCGGCGTACTGACCGGGGGCAACGGAGAGATACGCACCAACTGCAGAGTGCCCAACTGA